From the Lathyrus oleraceus cultivar Zhongwan6 chromosome 4, CAAS_Psat_ZW6_1.0, whole genome shotgun sequence genome, one window contains:
- the LOC127137136 gene encoding uncharacterized protein LOC127137136: MLQIRPNDQSMLLNAGRLLQQYVVDNYVKIESGRLRWIKEHQSDIRSELYQGLHDALHVGETNAENIGKRTILPSPFIGGRRDMTQRYEDGMAIVLNGGKPNIFLTMTCNLSWSEITSELLPFQTPQDRPELLTRIFRSKFEKLKDDVINKGVLGKVKSYMYVTEFQKRGLPHVYMLLVLESNDKLRDPKDYDSMVRAEIPKLECEPQLYEAVVRHMIHGPCGIINRKSLCMKDGHCKKRYPKHFLDETRQGTDSYPEYRRRFDESVSLGRDRSIDNRWICSSIKSIKYLYKYVYKGPDRVAMEVHKGSYMDEVQQDGFVLPRHYGKYFDSLFTDYILRLKDCRSTCRTAIKCAFMIISKLQMCPTSWEYLLTNNGITFSTFKKSAEDRGFLETDHSIRGCLVEATSLRMPYALRRLFVTILIFCEPTDVRGLWNEFFTHMVEDYQTANNVVESYLTNMLLKDLNELLNLHGKKIEDYDLPYLPPNTIDRGAVPSIKEEELAIDIPNEDIESIANLNNDQMIALNTIMNVIVQKHSGVFFVDGPGGTSKTFLYRTLMASLRSRGEIVLATASSGIAATLLPGGRTAHSRFKIPIDIQPSSICGIQKQKDLANLIRVAAAIIWDEAPMTNKNCLEALDRSLQDICSNNAQFGGKVLIMGGGDFRQVLPVVRKGTKAQMISACIVQSHLWNHTKILPLRHNMGSLHDQEFAEFLIRIGDGVEPTKLDDMVRLPLHIAIPWEGEHSIQVLIQHIFPNLELHGWDAPYMVQRVILTPTNDDVQKLNDMIIDQFPGEEHNLLSFDEVEGDNHNLHQQEFLNSIAQGSLPPHILKIKKGAPLILLRNLDPRYGLCNGTWLLCRGLFMNMLNVEILTGSNTGKRAFFA, from the exons ATGCTTCAG ATTCGCCCAAATGATCAATCAATGTTGTTAAATGCGGGTCGACTGTTGCAACAATATGTTGTAGACAAttatgtcaaaattgaatcagGGAGATTAAGGTGGATTAAAGAGCACCAAAGTGATATACGTTCTGAATTGTACCAAGGTTTACATGATGCTTTGCATGTTGGTGAAACTAATGCAG AGAACATTGGAAAAAGAACAATATTGCCATCACCATTTATTGGCGGTCGTCGAGACATGACACAACGTTATGAAGATGGCATGGCTATTGTTCTTAATGGCGGTAAACCAAATATTTTTCTAACAATGACATGCAATCTTTCTTGGAGTGAGATAACATCAGAACTTTTGCCTTTTCAAACACCACAAGATCGTCCAGAATTGCTAACAAGAATATTTCGTTCGAAATTTGAAAAATTGAAGGACGATGTTATTAATAAAGGAGTCTTGGGTAAAGTTAAAAGCTACATGTATGTCACTGAATTTCAAAAGCGAGGACTGCCGCATGTGTATATGTTGTTGGTCTTAGAAAGTAACGATAAGTTGCGTGACCCAAAAGATTATGATAGTATGGTAAGAGCAGAAATACCTAAATTAGAATGTGAACCACAGTTGTATGAAGCTGTTGTAAGACATATGATCCACGGACCTTGCGGCATAATCAACCGAAAGTCTCTATGTATGAAAGACGGACATTGTAAAAAAAGGTATCCCAAACATTTCTTGGATGAAACACGTCAAGGCACTGACTCATATCCCGAGTATAGGAGAAGGTTTGATGAGTCTGTATCGTTAGGTAGAGATAGGTCTATTGATAATAGATGG ATTTGCAGTAGCATTAAAAGTATCAAGTATCTATACAAATATGTGTACAAGGGCCCTGATCGTGTGGCTATGGAGGTTCATAAAGGATCATACATGGATGAAGTTCAGCAAGATGGATTTGTGCTCCCGAGGCATTATGGAAAATATTTCGATTCACTTTTTACTGATTATATCCTTCGGTTGAAAGATTGCAGATCCACTTGCCGAACCGCCATCAAGTGCGCTTTTATGATCATCAGCAAATTGCAGATGT GTCCAACCAGTTGGGAATATCTTCTTACAAATAATGGCATCACTTTCAGTACATTCAAAAAATCAGCCGAGGATAGGGGATTTCTAGAGACTGATCATAGTATTCGTGGTTGTCTGGTTGAGGCTACGAGTCTCCGAATGCCATATGCTTTACGAAGGTTATTCGTGACGATTTTAATATTTTGTGAACCTACTGATGTTAGAGGCCTTTGGAATGAGTTTTTTACACATATGGTAGAGGATTATCAAACAGCTAACAATGTTGTGGAATCATACTTAACTAATATGTTGTTGAAGGACTTGAATGAACTCCTAAACCTGCACGGTAAAAAGATTGAAGATTATGATCTCCCATATTTACCCCCTAATACAATAGACAGAGGTGCAGTTCCAAGTATCAAAGAAGAGGAGTTAGCGATCGATATCCCCAATGAAGATATTGAATCTATTGCTAACTTAAATAATGATCAAATGATTGCATTAAACACCATTATGAATGTAATTGTTCAAAAACACAGTGGGGTATTTTTTGTTGATGGTCCAGGAGGAACAAGTAAAACATTCCTTTATAGAACATTAATGGCAAGTTTAAGAAGTAGAGGAGAAATTGTCTTAGCAACTGCATCATCTGGTATAGCTGCAACATTGTTACCCGGTGGTAGGACTGCACACTCTCGATTTAAGATACCTATTGATATACAACCGAGTTCCATTTGTGGTATTCAAAAGCAAAAGGATCTTGCAAATCTCATTAGAGTTGCTGCCGCAATAATTTGGGATGAAGCACCAATGACAAATAAAAATTGTTTGGAAGCCTTAGATCGATCATTACAAGACATTTGTAGCAACAATGCTCAATTTGGTGGAAAAGTTCTGATCATGGGGGGGGGGGATTTTCGTCAAGTTCTTCCTGTTGTAAGAAAAGGTACTAAGGCACAAATGATTTCAGCGTGTATTGTTCAGTCTCATTTATGGAATCATACCAAGATTTTGCCTTTGCGTCACAATATGGGATCATTGCATGATCAAGAGTTTGCAGAATTTCTTATTCGCATTGGTGATGGTGTTGAACCTACCAAACTAGATGACATGGTGAGGTTACCTTTACATATTGCAATCCCATGGGAAGGTGAACATTCCATACAAGTACTTATCCAACATATTTTTCCTAATTTAGAATTGCATGGTTGGGATGCCCCATATATGGTACAAAGAGTTATTTTGACACCAACAAATGATGATGTCCAAAAATTGAATGATATGATTATTGATCAGTTTCCAGGAGAAGAACATAATTTGTTATCGTTTGACGAGGTTGAAGGAGATAATCATAATTTACACCAGCAAGAATTCTTAAACTCAATTGCACAAGGTAGTTTGCCACCACATATTCTAAAGATAAAAAAGGGTGCACCATTGATTTTGTTACGAAATCTAGATCCTAGATATGGATTGTGTAATGGGACCTGGTTATTATGTCGTGGTTTATTTATGAATATGTTGAATGTGGAAATCTTGACAGGAAGCAACACAGGAAAACGTGCTTTTTTTGCctag